CCGGTGTATTAAGCCACCGAAAGCGTCGCTACAGATTCACGACGACGAGCAGGAGTGCGAGGATACCGATGGCGAACAGCCCCACGTCACGCAGTCCCGTCTCGAAGGCGAACGTCGCGAGCAGCGTGTGTGCTACCGCGACGAACAACAACGCACCGACGAGGAGATTCCCGACCAGCCGACGCTGTTCCATATCCCGACCGACGCGCGCGAGTGGCGTAAACCGTTCGCCCACGCGCGAGCAAACCGTTCGCCACGACCACAACGAACAGGCTTTTGCCCGCCACCAGCCGACTACGGATAGATGGGGCTCGAAGACGAAATCGAGGCGATTGAAGACGAAATCGCGGAGACGCCCTACAACAAATCGACCGAGGCACACATCGGTCGGCTGAAGGCCAAACTCGCGGAGAAGAAGGAGAAGCTCGAACAGCAGTCCGGCTCCGGCGGCGGCGGTGGCTACGCCGTCGAGAAGACCGGCGACGCCACGGTCGCCCTCGTCGGATTCCCTTCCGTCGGGAAGTCGACCCTGCTGAACGCGCTCACCAACGCCGAGAGCGAAGTCGGCTCCTACGAGTTCACGACCCTCGACGTGAACCCCGGCATGTTGCAGTACCGCGGCGCGAACATCCAGCTGATGGACGTGCCCGGCCTCATCGAAGGCGCAGCACACGGGCGCGGTGGCGGCCAGGAGGTCCTGTCGGTCGTCCGGACCGCGGACCTCGTATTGTTCGTCCTCTCGGTGTTCGAAATCGACCAGTACGACCGGCTCGCCGAGGAGCTGTACAACAACAAGATTCGACTCGACACGGACCCGCCGAGCATCTCGGTGACGAAACGCCACACGGGCGGGCTGAAGGTGACGACCGCCAAGGGCGTGGACCTCGACGAGGCGACCATCAAGGAAGTGTGTCGCGAGTACGGCTACGTCAACGCCGATATCACTATCCAGCAGAATCTCGACATCGACGAGCTGGTCGACGCGCTGATGGACAACCGCGTCTATCTGCCGTCCGCGGTCGCCGTCAACAAGGCCGACCTCATCGAGCCCGATTACCTCGACACCGTCAACGCCGACCTCCGCGAGCGCGGTATCGACCCCGACGACGCCGTCTTCATCTCCGCCGAGGAAGAGAAGGGACTCGACGCGCTCAAGGAGAAGATATTCGACTCGCTGGGCCTGATTCGCATCTACATGGACAAGCCGGGCCGCGGCGTCGACTACGACGAGCCGCTCGTCATCACCGAAGAGGAAAACACCGTTGAGGACGTGCTCGACAAGCTCGGTGGCGACTTCGACGAGCGGTTCCGGTTCGGCCGCGTCAGCGGCGAGAGCGCCAAACACGACGAACAACAGGTGGGCCGAACCCACGAACTCGCCGACGAGGACGTGCTCCGAATCGTCGCTCGCAAGTGATGTTGCCCGGCACGCCACGCCGCCGATTCCTCGCGATTCTCGCGCTCGCGTTCGTCCCGTGGACCGTCCTCGTCATCGACCGCGGGGCGACGGTGCTCAACGGACTGTTTCCCCTCTTCGTCCTCGATTACAACCCCGGCTTAGCCCAGACGCTCCGGGCGATTCCGACGTGGCGATTCTTCCTCTCCGGCGGTGGAATCCCGCGCAATCCAGAGTTGTGGCCCGCGAGCATCCTCCTGTATCTTCTTGCGCTCGCGAGCGCGGGCGTCCGCGCGGCCTTCGACCGCGGCGACCCGCGATTCACCGGCGGTACGCTCTTGTTGGCCGGTCTCACCGGTGTCGGCGTCGCCTTCAGCTTCTCGCACCGACTCCGGTACACGCCGCTCCCTGTCGGGTCGCTCCTCGCGTGCGCGCTCGCGTGGTGGTACTACTGGCCCGCCTTCCGAGCACAACAGGAGTAGTTCGGTTCTACCGACCCACAGTGGTTGGCGGGTCAGATTCCCACTGACTCGCAGTGGTTGGCGAGTCAGCGTTCCCACTGACTCGCAGTGATTGGCGAGTCACCGTTCCGCCACACGTAGCTTTTCAATCACACCGGCCAAACGCCGGATATGGACGCACCACTCGACCACGTGATGATGCGCGTCGCCGACCTGGAAACCTCCCTCGACTGGTACCAGACCCACCTCAACTACGAGGAGAAGGGTCGCTGGGAGGCCGACACCTTCACCAACGTCTATCTCGGTCCCGAGGACGCCCACGACGCCGGTGCCGTGCTCGAACTCACCTCGAACCACGACTCCGAACCCGACGAGCTGGGCGACGGCTGGGGCCACATCGCCGTCCGCGTCCCCGAGGACGAACTCCAGCAGCGCTACGACGAACTCATGGACGAGGGCGTCGAGGACTACCGCGACCCCGAGTCCTGCGGGAATCGCTACGCGTTCGTGAAGGACCCCGACGGTCACGAGATCGAAATCGTCAAGCGCGACTTCGGCCCGCTGTACTCGCTCGACCACACGATGATTCGCGTCGAGGACGCGACCCGCGCTATCGGCTACTGGAGCCGCGTCTTCGAGTACGAACTGTCGGGCCGCTGGGAGGCCGACACCTTCGCGAACTACTTCATGCGGCCGTCGGACGCACCGCAGGAGGCGATGAGCGTCGAGCTAACCTACAACTACGACGGGCGCACGTACACGCTCGGCGACGCGTGGGGCCACCTCGCCGTGCAGGTCGACGACCTCGCGGGCGCATGGGACGAACTCACGACCCGCGAATCGGCTCCCGACCGCTCGCCCGAGGAGTGTGACAACCTCTACGCATTCACCGCCGACGACGAAGGTCACCAGATCGAACTGCTCGAAGAGCACGTCACGAACTGAATCCCCCTGCGAACAGCCTGTTTTTCCGTCGCACGTCCGTCAGACGCCCACATCCACGAGACGGCCTGTACCGCCCGCAGACGGCCTTGTTACGCTATAACATACGGCTGTTTTGGACACAAAGTATTTATATCAATGAGTGTTCTGTTCGTGTGTACCCCTACCTATGGTAACAGCACGAAGTATCGGTCACGGGCCTTCCGCCCGCGGTCGTGAAACGTCTCGTTGCCGATCGGTACTAGACTAAACATGACAGACACAAACACAAAGGTTCGCAGCCTGATCCTGACGGCGCTGATGGTCGTCTCCGTCTTTGGAGGCACCATCGCGTTCGCGGGAGCAGCGTCTGCGGCTACCGGTGGTTCGTATACCGTGGCTAACACAGCCCCGGGTGCGACCACGACGGTTACAGCACAGATTCAGAGTGAACAAGACGCAAAGAGCGTAGGCGGTGTCGAACTTGACTTCAGTGGTGCTTCGAGCCCGGACTTCGATGGCTCGTTCAGCACTGGGTCGAGTTCCGACTACACAGTCACGGTCTACAACACGGACGGGACTGTCAAGACCACCGTCAGCAGTGTGAGCCTGAGCTCGAGTAACGGTGGAGAAACGGTTACTCTCACGTTCAGCTCAGTGACGGTCAACGCTGGCGAAACGCTCCAGGTTGAGGGAGAAAGCTTCACCAACCCGAGCAGTGGGACGTACTCTGGTGACATCCAGTTCAACCCCAGCTCCAGCGGTGAATCCGTGAGCGACGATCTCGTCGTTGATGGAACGACCACCGACGAGACTGGAACAACTGGCCCAACGGCTGGGAGTAGCGACTACTCCGGCCCGCTTGGCGTCTCACAGGCACCGGTTGAGTTCTCCACCACGTCGAGTTCCTACACGTACTCGAGCACTGCATCCACGGATACGTACGTGGAAGTCGTGTTCGATCGAGAGTTCGACCTGAGCCAGTACTCGTTCACCGTGACCGACGCCGACGG
This portion of the Halosegnis longus genome encodes:
- a CDS encoding OBG GTPase family GTP-binding protein; this translates as MGLEDEIEAIEDEIAETPYNKSTEAHIGRLKAKLAEKKEKLEQQSGSGGGGGYAVEKTGDATVALVGFPSVGKSTLLNALTNAESEVGSYEFTTLDVNPGMLQYRGANIQLMDVPGLIEGAAHGRGGGQEVLSVVRTADLVLFVLSVFEIDQYDRLAEELYNNKIRLDTDPPSISVTKRHTGGLKVTTAKGVDLDEATIKEVCREYGYVNADITIQQNLDIDELVDALMDNRVYLPSAVAVNKADLIEPDYLDTVNADLRERGIDPDDAVFISAEEEKGLDALKEKIFDSLGLIRIYMDKPGRGVDYDEPLVITEEENTVEDVLDKLGGDFDERFRFGRVSGESAKHDEQQVGRTHELADEDVLRIVARK
- a CDS encoding TIGR04206 family protein — translated: MLPGTPRRRFLAILALAFVPWTVLVIDRGATVLNGLFPLFVLDYNPGLAQTLRAIPTWRFFLSGGGIPRNPELWPASILLYLLALASAGVRAAFDRGDPRFTGGTLLLAGLTGVGVAFSFSHRLRYTPLPVGSLLACALAWWYYWPAFRAQQE
- a CDS encoding VOC family protein, with the translated sequence MDAPLDHVMMRVADLETSLDWYQTHLNYEEKGRWEADTFTNVYLGPEDAHDAGAVLELTSNHDSEPDELGDGWGHIAVRVPEDELQQRYDELMDEGVEDYRDPESCGNRYAFVKDPDGHEIEIVKRDFGPLYSLDHTMIRVEDATRAIGYWSRVFEYELSGRWEADTFANYFMRPSDAPQEAMSVELTYNYDGRTYTLGDAWGHLAVQVDDLAGAWDELTTRESAPDRSPEECDNLYAFTADDEGHQIELLEEHVTN